The window AAACAAATAACAATaagataaataataattacataattttaataaaacaaatgatcaaaaCGTACGTCCAAAAGTTAAAcgcgtaaaaaataaaaacagagagagtaatTATTACTCCATCAGGAGAGtaattatttcaaaaataaagtgTTTATTAGATATTTTGACTGCATTCACAGACTAGTTAAGGGCTTAACTAAAAACTGCACTTTACTAAATCACAGTGGTGTCTGTCATGATAACGTTTTAGAGAGGATCAATTAGTTTCCGACCGTTTGATCTACTCCTAATCATGCAGTCGCCAGGCGATAGCACAAGATAAAGAGAAAGTACTTAGCGCCTGCATGCGGCTGGTGCTGCCAATACCATGCATTATTTGTGGGACTGCATGGCCTTCCATAGGTTGGAAGAAAAATTAGTTTGGTGGGTGAGAGAAAAGGCAGATTAAGGGCTTGTCCGTTTTAGAGAAAAACAAAGCATTTGGATTCATAAGATTAATTTTTATGAGCGTCATTCCATTTGTTGGATTGAGGTATAGGAAAATCAAAGGAAAGTTTCCTTTCCTACAAGTTGTATagagaaaacataggaatttttccatccactcaaacatgttggaaaaattcctatggattgatGTATGCAAACATTCCTATTCTTGCACCTTTTCTATTCCTATGGATTCAAATTCCTCAAAATCGAATAAGCCCTAAAGTGGTGGGGGCCTAAATTTGATTATATTTAAAAGTTGGATGATAGATTTTTTGGAAATTTTTGTATAGTAATCCAATAGCTagttattgtatatattagcaATTCCTACCTTTGATGTGAACAACTTTGGAGACAACCGCTAGCTCTCTTATATATATTAAACTTGCTTTAGTTAAGAATATattgcgagagagagagagagtaaaggCACGTTCAATAGTAAAGACGAGTATGGTCGCTTAGgcaatataagattatttagaAACCATGTCTTTACAACAGTGAGATGATAAAAGCTCTAATATAAccattaattaaaaataagattCTTTTATTTccattgtttcctttttttttcaccctcATACAACTATGTTTTCATTGTATGAAGGCTAAAAGCCGTTGTTAGGCATGTTCAAATCAGagcccatatatatataaacgcttaaatactaccttcgtcctaaaatataagcatttttagctatgaatctgggcactagctaaaaatacttacattttgggacggaggtagtatttaagGGTTTAGTAACATATGTTTACTTAGATACCATGTCCTTACAACGGTGAACACAGCAAACACTCTAAACCATTAAtctacaaaattattttttattactattatttccttgttcacatCTTTATGCAGCAAAGTTTTCATTTTATAGATGTTCAAAGTCGTCGCTAAAAAGTTGTTAACCATAGTAAAAATAATGTTTGCCTCTccttgtttctctctctctctatcatttagcaaacatttctaATTAGTAACGTTAAGAGACTACCATTGCACATGCCCTAAGAACAGGTACAatagagtaggtacaatagcaggctataagttaGCCATAGACTCATTTTGAGAAGATAGAAGATGTGAGAGAATAGcggcgggctacagatttgtagccagctacagtaCGGACTTTAAAATACATGTgtagtgtatgacaggtgggactaaatattaattatgtagtatatgtttataggtaactattgtataaattagctattaagttgactataaataatttgaaGGTAGCAAtttgctatactattaaacttgctctaatactaTAGTATATCCTTTTCCGTACATGTAGCAAAAGCTTACTGTTCTAGGAGTATTAATTATTGCTAGCTGATCATACCACGTTAGTCGttaagcatgcatgcagctagGACTTAAGTGGTGCCCCACAAATAGGGctggaaacgagccgagccaagccaggctcggctcggcttgcaaTGGCTCGTAACAAGGTAGGTTTGGCTTGACTCGGCTCGGTTAGGGAAACGAGCTAAAACATAAACTCAGCTCGGCTTGTTTCctggctcgagccagctcgagctggcttgcGAGCCTTCTGTTGAAGCTACATAATTTATAATCATTAAGGAAAACAATAACAAATTATCAAcatgtaaaattaaaataactttatATATTCAATTCATTAGAATATAGataataaattacatattgaCAAATAATAACTCTATTGGAAAATAAAATCATCCATATAAATATATGATGGCCTAAGCTCACGAGCCAAATCAAGCGGCTCGCGAGTTAGctcgggcttggctcgtttCAGGAACGAGCTAAAAAGGAGGcttgggcttggctcgtttggcATTCAAGCCGAGCTGAGCTAAGCGAGCTTGAGCCAAGCCCGAGCTGAGCTCACGAGCCCAAGCTTTTTTTCCACCCCTACCCACAAATAACTAATTAATTCCTGCTTTGTGTTTGAAAAGGGAAACCATACGTGCTTTTGTGCTTTTGTACGCATGCAAAAATTATACCCCTACTTGCATTAATTAGCACGGTTAGTTGATGTTGATCCTGGTCGTGTAGTATCTCTGTTTTAAAAAGGGAAACCACTTGCATTAGCACGGCTTAATTTGATGCTACGTACACTTGCATGCATGGTTACGAACGTTCTATAACTGCATCACGATGGTGGGGTTTTGATAGAAGAGTCTACATAGCCTTTAATTGTTTGTTCGGCGTTctatgaaattagaaaaaattctacgttgagaaaaaaaatgtagacaTCCACTCGTCTAACGAGAAATACCCAGGGGTCTTTTGGCTAACTCCATAAGGTGGTGGGCTATATGATCTGGGTTCAAAGCCTCACcatttctaattatttgatattaggtcctttcCTAATATTCGAGTCTTTTTTTATCCACTCGTTTATGGTTCCAtgacattaaaaaaaactagatgaaaatatatagataaatatatgttaaatattatagaaATGGTATATCGATATATGTTGAAATATGTGAAAATGATGTGGTGATGATGACTTTGATACGTTTGCATGTTAAAATCTAGATTATACACTAATTTGTAAATAATATTGTATGTTTGTATGTGCTTTAAAATCAGTAATAATTGTTGGGTAATGATATAACTTGTGTGCATGTTCAGCTTTAGAATATACTGAGGTTATAACTAATATCGTACCTAGGGATTGAAGGTCCAACTGCGAAACACATAATGAGACTCTAAAATTAAATATTACTCCGTATTTTAATGGATGACGGTGTTGACTTTTTTGACcaatgtttgactattcattttatttaaaatttttgtgcaaatatgaaaatattcatgtcatgcttaaagaacatttgatgatgaattaagtcacaataaaataaatgacaattacataacctttttttaataagacgaatggtcaaacgttagaaaaaaatcaacggtgtcataaattaaaatatagAGGTAGTATAATTTAACCAAAGCATGCTTTCCCATAATTAGAAACGAATCATCAAGCACAACCCATCAATGGGATTGGGTAAATGGGCCTTGTAATCTTTatggtttgtttttttcttctgtttacTAAGCCTTGTAATTTGATGCTAATTAAGTATAGATAATTACTACGAATGATAGACTTGTGGTCCTAATTTTTTTTGGCCTGAACACCTGCACACCTTGTACTATACCAGTATACCGGCCAATATATGACTCCAGTTGTAACTATGGTATAGGCTCTACGcttgggagaaaaaaaaaatagtagtgaGATTGAGTTACAACGCCACCACTTGAATCGGCAATAAGAAATTTTTACCTTCTATACCTATTCGATCGAGGACCGTAAATTTACTAGTATttatttagagaaaaaaaagagtttatATACGTACTATATGTTACCAGTACCACACAGCCGATTAGCTATTTAATGTTTTGAGACTGCATCTTTAGATCTTTTCAAATTGAGCCACCTGGCTGTTGTTTTCGGCTGTATAAAGAAAACGCAAACCCTCTTACtaatatttataaaaacatAGTACAAACGTAGTTGTCTATAACACACGTATACTTATCTCTATAAATACACACACGTATACCCTATTCCTATAAGTACCCATAAAAGATTAGGTCGGTGCATCTTTGATATTGGTGAAGTTACCACGAACGTGTTGCTGTCGACGGGTaatcaagaaaaagaaataaaacaataataaaatgtgGTAGAAATAATAAAGGGAGTGGTTTGTTTGGACCAACGTACTCACCTGCTTGacagtgtgtttagttcagcgtaaagtttagattttagttgaaattggagatgatatgactgaaaaattatgtgtgtatgacaggttgatgtgatgaaaaaggactgaagtttggatccaaactgatctaaacacagccatatactcctatatacaCGGTACTCCTAGCTTGTGGTTCAActttagtactactagtagcttGTGGTTCAACACGTCTATCCGAAGTATATAAGAACCCACGCCGGCCTCAGTGCGGATGAGGCCGAGGGGTTTTTTACTTTACCCATTGCCCTCCCACCTGCTCCCCCTCCTGCCCTCCCACCCTCTTGTGCGCATTCCGTCGAGCACGTCGCGGGCgcacctcccgccgctgcctcgGCTTGCCCCACCGCGGATCGCAGAGCGAAGCATCCCCGCTAGGCTACTAAAGATGCCTCATCATGGTGgtaggaagaagaagaacaagggTGGGAAGGGGAAGCCTCGGAAGAAGACCGACGACCGCGGAGAGGCCAATGTCGGGTCGGGCGACAGCTCGCCCGCCGTCCgcgtcgaggaggaggcggaggtggaggcggaggcggaggtggggaCGGCGGTCGAGCCGCAGCGCTCGGGAACGTTGGCCTCGCCCACTGACGTCGTCGAGGCAGCCCAACACggccagcggcagcagcaggccTCCCAGTCCCAACAGACACCAAGCCCTCGAAGTTATGCAGCTGCAGTGGTGAACAAAAGAGAAGATGAAACAGTTGGCTACAACTTCCTTCAGTTCCTTCGAAGGTATCAACTATTTCTTGGATTGATGTATCCTAGAGAGCATAAGACTAGCCCAATGTgatttataaaaattgaagatgtgtTTCATCAGATCAAGTTCTTATTACGAACGACATAGCTGTCCTACTATGTTTCTTCTTCCGACACATGTGTGCACATAAGTGAAGATCCTACGTAAAATCCAGTAATCATAATAGGAGTTTTGGGATGGGCTTAAAGCAGAGAACTGAATCGGGCTCTCTTTTTTAAAGACTGGTTTGAGATATTTTTTGGGCCTTCCATTGAGAAAAGAAGATGTATGCTGGGTGTATCATCGCCTCAATGCTCTTCTGCTAATTGGCTATTTATGTAGTCTGCTCGTCTCCATGGctccatatgcatatgcatgtaaaTCCATTTCTTTTAGGGAAACTACCGTAGGAGAGCATCCTACACATGCACATCCAATTAAGCTCTCTGATACAAATATGGACATGTTTATGAGTACATGTCAGGATTGCTCCCTGCAATAATGCAAATATGTCTAAATTAAATCCCAATGATTTCATACAATAGAAAATTCATAAAATGCCATCATAAATATAAGTGAGTTGTGAAATACTATCGTATACGAGAATGATCATGTGGGGtctggacccacatgttaatGACATATACGATGATATTTTTCAACTTCATGATCTTCGTGATAGTTTTTCATGATCATGTGGGGTCTGCACGGGCACTTTTTCTAGtcatattataatttttttgaagGATGTATAAATTTGTTTTTTGACATTATAGTCTCATGCAGCTTCACAGTAGAGCACAGAGAAGGGCCTTTCTATGCTGGGGAACTAAAGAGTATGGTCTATCAGAACAGCAAAACTTTTTGTGTCTACTATGGGCACTTCCAAGGACAATATGCAAACCTGGGTACAAAAATATCCAACTCATATGCGAGGTGCGACTTGCTACTTATTTACATTGCCTTTTTCCAAATGTTATATCAGCTGAAAATATTGATGAATCGCTTTACAAATTCCTGCCATTACCTTTCGAATTTGTTAATTTATGGTGACACAATTATATAGAGAGAGCATGCATGTGGAAGTCAGAAGCAAAAGTAGTTAATAGAGAGCAGACTGAAGACAGGAGAATATATGAATGACTAGAGAGTGTAACTTTCTTTTAATGTCAACTGAAAGTGTATGAATAATTTCCTATGCTTCTTAGGAAATCCAATTGTGGTCAAAATGTTCTTACTAATCTCAGTAACATGTATTCTGCCAAATACTGTGGTTGGAATTTATCAGATTATTTTGGATTGTGTAGTTAAGTTTATACCTCAAATTTATGGCGTATGTTGTATAGACAGATCTTTATCTTTTGCAAATGTTGTAACTGTGCGTTCATTCTGAACAGGGTCGTGGGCTTCTTGCGAAGTGCTATAGGAAGATTCATCACCGAATATGAACTTGATGATCAATGGAGAGAAATATCAAATGACCCCCCAAAGATTCATATTGATGCCCTGCCCCCAGCTGGAAGGTTTGCTCTCTACATGagatagaaaagagaaaaggaagtcTTATGCGCCTTGTCTTTTGAGTAAAGACTAACTGTGTCATTTTAATGCAGCATTGTTTCACTTCAATATTTCCTGGGACAAGCACATAACAAACTTGTGGAGACTGCACGCATCTATGATCCCAATGGTAGCTTAGTCGCTGATAGTACTAAGCTGGGAAGGAGAGTGTTCCTAGGGTTCCTCATATATATCATCAATCAGCATAAAGATGGACGCAGTTGGTGTGGTGAATTTTCTATTGATGATCTACTAGTCAGAAATGAATCAACATTTGGAATCACGAAGGCAGCTTCTTCCCATGCAAGTTGTAAAGCAATGGCTAAGGATCTGAAACAGTTGGCAAAGATACTAGAGAAACACTTTCGCACAGCTCAAGGGCAGGTCCCTGGCTACTTCATTAAGCTTTTTTCTGAACTAAAAGAGAGCGCAGGAGAGCTCGGGCAGTACAACTCAGAGAAAACCAGGAAGTTCCATAAGTATCTGAGTTCGCATCTTGCACTCAGGTCTGCGATGTCAAGGAGGCACCTGTTTATGGATTTGTTCCGAGCGTACCAGCTACTTGGGAAAACTGCAAAGAAGGATTTGATATCCCTTCTAGGATCCATGTTTCCAGAAGATAAATGGCTTGACCAAGTAGACAAGCACCAAATGTTTATAAAAGTATCTGAGTATGGCATCGTGGAAGGTGACGCAGATAAGGCATCCAACAGTCAAGatcagaagaagaaaagatcATACAGTGGCGATCTTTTAGATTTGCTGGTGTTTATCCGCCACGTTACTGAGCACGGGGCGGATCACACGAAAGTACGGGCATATGAAATCTTAATTTTCTCTTTCATTTCATATATGTGCAAGTTCAATTTCCTGACAAGTGTTCAAAACTTTGTCTTTAAGGATGATAACATGGAGCAAAAACTCAagagtttggttgaaattgactTGATAATTGCTAAGTATCTTTCGGCTGCTGTTGTAGACCTTATCAAGGCTTTGGTGAAGAGTGACTTGCTAAAAGACACGTACTTTTTCTTCTCTTGtatgtttatttgttttctctTGAAATATATTTGTTGAAATGATTATTTTCCATATTGCAGGTTTTCTGACCCGTGGAATGCGTTTTCTAATTCTTCCTAATAGGTATATAAAGTTTTACTTATTTTCCTGCCATTTGATCTTCTAGTAAATTTCATAGTATCCATATTCTGCATCTGCGGGTCAACTTTCTTATTACTACTATAACAAAGTAGTTGCATAATGATTACTGTCACCGACAATACCTTGACCCGCACTATATATGAAAATCCGCTGCATTTCGTGAATAGTGGCTAGCACTAATAACAATATCCTGTGAGTCCACTACTTACATATTACACACTATTTACTGTCCCAGGGCccataggttttttttttttttgccaggtcGGCCAAAAGATTCGGTCGACCAATTTCATTAAGGAAAAGGATTTTGGAAAACATTACAAAGAAGCTTACAACGACAGTACGCTGTCGAGATGGAGAAGGGCTAGGCCCTCATCCCGTAAGctggagaggaaaaaaaaagtacaatgCCCTAAGGCAAACTCTAATCAGAGATGATCGTTATTACATGGTTGGATAACTCCTGCGGTCTTCCACACTAGGATTTCCTCCTTGATATCCTCCACTAGTTGCTCAGGGGTGCGCACTTTCTGCTCGAAGATCCTAACATTACGCTCTTTCCACAGAGACCAGCAGATTAGGGCGACAACACTGTCAAAGATGTCCCTGTAGCCGGTCCGAAAAAACCTCCTTGCGTTCGTCCACCAATCTGTTAGGTTTTCTTCTTCATGTCCAGACACGGGGAAGCTGATTCCAATCCATTTTTTCATCAGTAGCCAGACTCTCTGGGTGTAATCACAAGTGAGCAACAGATGTGAGCAGCTTTCATCTTCACGCTGACATAGCACACAATGTTCCTCGTGCGGCCATCCCTTCTTTTCAAGATTGTCGGCTGTTGAACAGTGACCCTTTGCAGCCAGCCACAAGAAAAATCTTACTTTGGAAGGTGTCTTGGTGGTCCAGATCAGCTCACTGGAGACACAGAGCTCCCTGGCCATGAAGAACAGCTCATATGCTGAAGAAACAGATAACCTCCCGTCAGGTGTTGGCCCATGGGGTGTAATACTCCGTTGATGAACTTTCTTCTTAGCCTCTGTGACAGACCATTTTCAACCTGAAAGGAAGCAACGAATCATGCGTGCACTATTAACAATTTCTTCACAGCATTATTCCTGCAACCACTTTGCTTCAAACCTGAAGCCACTGTTGCCCCCTTGACATCACAGAAATCTTGTAACTCCAATTAGTATGGTCACAGGTTTATGATCTGAGTATCTTGGATCTCGTAGTATCACCTTATATGACGGGAACCTTGTCACCAATTTTGGGACCCAACAGCCCTATCAAGTCTGTCTTTTACATATTTGTTGGCCTCATGGCTGTTGTTTCCTCCAGGTCTGTACTTGTCTCCTAAATAACCAAGATCATGAACCTTGTTGAAGTGTTTGGCACAAAGCCATGGAAGTTGCTGATGTTGATTTTCAAGAGCTTCCAAGTCTTACTCTCTCTTATCTGTCTCTGGTTCCCATAAGAGCATGTGAACCATCCTGCTCCACCATCACCACATTAATATGATATCTGGAATAATTGTGAACTCAATGTTTACATGTTTCTTCCACAATAGAGCAAGCCCACCACTTCTTCCACAATAGAGCAAGCCCACCACTTCAATATTTGACATTCCCAGCAAGTACTTGAACCAACTCGTCCTCTTCTCATCTATTTTAGTTTAGTATCTGGTAATATAAAATGTTGAGGTCCTCTTGCTTCTGGAGGTCCAGAAGCCCTCAACTGCCAGGACATTCCCCAATTCCCAGCAGTTCCAAGCTGTTAATCCTCGTTTTGGCTTGCTGGCCTGTCACTGCAGCCCAGACTTTACAATTTCTAAAGTGgtgttttcttcctttttcatcCTCCCCATCATCTCTTGCTTTCTTTAACAACCCTGTCTCTACCTCAACCTCCATCAAGTCAGCATTCCTCTTACTCCTTTGTTTGCCCTCTCCCCTTGCTATACGCTTCAAAGTACCTTGCCTTGTGCCTGTTGCTGTCTTTTGATCACCGCTTTCTACTCTTCTCTGATCCCCCACTTTCTCATCAAGCTTATCACTGGTTTGTCTTGCGCTTGATCACTCTCCTTTttagttgttgttgttgttgttataatattgttcttcttcttcttgttgttcttGTGGAGAAGAGACAACACGCTAATTTGGATCTATAACCTACTAATATTAGGCTTTGGAAATCTGTGATATATCATATAACCGAGCAGACTCGACATAAAAAAGTTTTCCTCTGGGTCCTATCTATGGTTAATAGTTGCCGACTACAATTGCCTTGATTCTTTAAGTGAAACAGTTGGAGAGTACCATATGTTTATCCCAGTTGAAAAAACAGTGGTTATACCcttctttttacaaaaaacagcAGGCGAGACTCCTACACATATAGCCACTAAGGATAATCAGAAGTTAGGGAGTGAAATCGGCCTGAATCTTTTGGACTACCTTATGCCTGTACTTAGTTAAAACTTTTCACTCCTGAATAATAAATTGTGTTATGTGTCTAGATGTGTATTACAAATGCATTTACATATGTGGTTTATGCTTATCTCTTATTGTACTACTCTGTACTATTAGCACAAATGTGTATGTGGATAGGAATCGTTTAAATTGTTTACTTTACATGTTCTGGTTTGCTGAATCTATCCGTGCTGAAAAGCCTTCATTAAATTAgttgttgttttttcttttttttaaaaaaaaaaattctacgaTGTGCCATGGTCTGTGCCTCCATGCCAAAGGCGGGGGGTGGGGTTATCATCTGTGGGGTTACTTGGTAGTTTATATTAAAAAGAAGAGTAAACTAAAAAGAATTAGTGGCAAGGATCAATTCTGATAAAATTTTTAAGGTTTATAATCCTAGCAACTGATGCCATCAGTTGTGAATATGAATAGCTCCAGCTTCCAGTTATAATTTCAACCATATATATTATTGAACCCTGTTTCTTAACACCATCATcccaaaaacagaaacaaacagCAATGCAACTACAAAAGCTTCATCTATATGAAATCCCAATTCACATCCAACATGTGAAACCTACACTGATACAATGTTATCATATCTATGAAACAAACATTTGTATGACTAGCTCACCCTTCAGATATCTAACAAAATAAAGCGCACCAACATGCGAATAATTTGTTTGAATGCCATTGCCAAACCTACGTAAACCTTGTACTCTTGAATTTTGCTTTCCATAGACACTGAGTTCAAAAACCGATGATCCATTTCCTTCCTATGACTTTTTAGTTTATACTCGTGAACTTTGCTGGCAAGCCCAAAGCTTTATGTGTTGTATCATAATAgggataatatttttaaaaaaatacaaagaagATTACAAGATCAGAATTGACAAAAAATAGTGGTTATATCATTGGCAATATGGGAGTGGGGAACATCGATCGTATTTAGCATCAAAGACTTAAATCACCAGCCCCAACCAATTCCTGCTTGCCCTTGGTGTGGAAGAAGTAATCCTTTTATATCTGTTGATGCAGGTGGGTTAGCACGCTTGTTGGAGAAGAGAGGCACCACTGCATATCTTGTATTCAAAGTGCCGTCAAGGACTTGAGAGTGCCTCGTTCAGTAATCATAGTTAGCTGAAGTCTGTGGTGTAGGTGTTTAGCTTCCAAACTTGGTTAGAATTTTGAGTTTCCTGCTTACTGGCGTAGTATgcttcatatttttttcctttttcttgttttgAGGTTGGGCCAGGTGAGGTACCCCCCGCTCTCCAGTAAGGACCCCTGACTGTTAGTTCTATGCCAGGAGAGTAGTTTTGGTGTGAtgtgttgggacttgggagttgTTCAGTCTTTTTGAGCTTAACCTGTAAAGTTGGTACCCGGCGTGCGTATGGATCGGAGCTGGTGAACAGAGAAGGAAGACGCGCACATTGGGGATGATTTTGGAGCGTGTTGACTGTTGAGGACTGGTAGGTTGCTAGGGAAATCAGCATAACCTGGATTACAGCCCTTGTTTGGGGGGTTTGTTCTCTGTCGGTTGGTCTGCAATGTTTATTTTAATCCCCTTTCTTATTGTTGGCTATTTCTTGTCAT of the Oryza sativa Japonica Group chromosome 2, ASM3414082v1 genome contains:
- the LOC4328056 gene encoding uncharacterized protein, which gives rise to MPHHGGRKKKNKGGKGKPRKKTDDRGEANVGSGDSSPAVRVEEEAEVEAEAEVGTAVEPQRSGTLASPTDVVEAAQHGQRQQQASQSQQTPSPRSYAAAVVNKREDETVGYNFLQFLRSFTVEHREGPFYAGELKSMVYQNSKTFCVYYGHFQGQYANLGTKISNSYARVVGFLRSAIGRFITEYELDDQWREISNDPPKIHIDALPPAGSIVSLQYFLGQAHNKLVETARIYDPNGSLVADSTKLGRRVFLGFLIYIINQHKDGRSWCGEFSIDDLLVRNESTFGITKAASSHASCKAMAKDLKQLAKILEKHFRTAQGQVPGYFIKLFSELKESAGELGQYNSEKTRKFHKYLSSHLALRSAMSRRHLFMDLFRAYQLLGKTAKKDLISLLGSMFPEDKWLDQVDKHQMFIKVSEYGIVEGDADKASNSQDQKKKRSYSGDLLDLLVFIRHVTEHGADHTKDDNMEQKLKSLVEIDLIIAKYLSAAVVDLIKALVKSDLLKDTFSDPWNAFSNSS